From Pongo pygmaeus isolate AG05252 chromosome 1, NHGRI_mPonPyg2-v2.0_pri, whole genome shotgun sequence, one genomic window encodes:
- the AADACL4 gene encoding arylacetamide deacetylase-like 4: MAVPWLVLLLALPIFFLGVFVWAVFEHFLTTDIPATLQHPAKLRFLHCIFLYLVTLGNIFEKLGICSMPKFIRFLHDSVRIKKDPELVVTDLRFGTIPVRLFQPKAASSRPRRGIIFYHGGGTVFGSLDCYHSLCNYLARETDSVLLMIGYRKLPDHHYPAIFQDCMNASIHFLKALETYGVDPSRVVVCGESIGGAVVAAITQALVGRSDLPRIRAQVLIYPIVQAFCLQLPSFQQNQNVPLLSRKFMVISLCNYLAIDLSWRDAILNGTCVPPDVWRKYEKWLSPDNIPKKFKNRGYQPWSPGPFNEAAYLEAKHMLDVENSPLIADDEVIAQVPEAFLVSCENDILRDDSLLYKKRLEDQGVRVTWYHLEDGFHGSIFFFDKKALSFPCSLKIVNAVVSYVKGI, translated from the exons ATGGCTGTCCCATGGCTAGTGCTACTCCTGGCATTGCCCATCTTTTTCCTGGGGGTCTTTGTCTGGGCTGTCTTTGAGCACTTCCTCACCACGGATATCCCTGCTACCTTGCAGCATCCTGCCAAGTTGAGATTCCTGCATTGCATATTCCTCTACCTGGTCACTTTG GGGAATATATTTGAGAAGCTGGGAATTTGCTCCATGCCCAAATTTATTCGTTTTTTACATGATAGCGTAAGAATTAAAAAGGACCCTGAACTTGTGGTGACCGACCTGCGTTTTGGGACGATACCCGTGAGGCTGTTCCAGCCCAAGGCAGCATCCTCCAGACCCCGGCGAGGCATCATCTTCTACCATGGAGGGGGCACAGTATTTGGGAGCCTGG ATTGTTACCATAGCCTGTGCAATTATCTGGCCCGGGAGACTGACTCTGTACTTCTGATGATTGG GTACCGCAAGCTTCCTGACCACCATTACCCTGCCATTTTCCAAGACTGCATGAATGCCTCCATTCACTTCCTGAAGGCCCTGGAAACCTATGGGGTGGACCCCTCCAGGGTTGTGGTCTGTGGAGAAAGCATCGGAGGCGCAGTGGTGGCTGCCATCACCCAGGCCTTGGTGGGCAGATCAGATCTTCCCCGGATCCGGGCTCAGGTTCTGATTTATCCAATTGTCCAGGCATTCTGTTTGCAGTTGCCATCCTTTCAGCAGAACCAAAATGTCCCATTACTTTCCCGGAAGTTCATGGTGATTTCTCTGTGTAACTATCTGGCCATTGACCTCTCCTGGCGTGATGCCATCTTGAACGGCACTTGTGTACCCCCAGATGTCTGGAGGAAGTACGAGAAGTGGCTCAGCCCTGACAACATCCCCAAGAAATTTAAGAACAGAGGCTACCAACCCTGGTCTCCCGGCCCTTTTAATGAAGCTGCCTATCTAGAAGCCAAACATATGCTGGATGTAGAAAATTCACCCCTGATAGCAGATGATGAGGTCATCGCTCAGGTTCCTGAGGCCTTCCTGGTCAGCTGTGAGAATGACATACTCCGTGATGACAGCTTGCTCTATAAGAAGCGCTTGGAGGACCAGGGGGTCCGCGTGACGTGGTACCACCTGGAGGATGGTTTTCACggatccattttcttttttgataagaAGGCTCTCTCTTTCCCATGTTCCCTGAAGATTGTGAATGCTGTAGTCAGTTATGTAAAGGGCATATGA